One genomic window of Streptomyces sp. NBC_01498 includes the following:
- a CDS encoding serine/threonine-protein kinase gives MAQARRIGEQGRYELIEEIESGGMGTVWRGYDAVLDREIAVKLIRPDVVVSPAQAEEFARRFEREARVTARIGHHGVPQVFDAVLDEASYDRLYLVMEYVRGVSLRSVLAGADEGTAALLPVTWAASIAAQICTVLSYAHAIPVVHRDLKPDNLLIAADGMVKVLDFGIAKLMRTDVTRLTATNGFIGSRHYMSPEQIDNAQITPLSDLYALGCVLHELLSGQTVFSSDSEYQLLQQHMDEVPTPLRSLRPEVPEALEALVLDLLAKVPEHRPADAYAVYERLSPFLPPPGSAAERVALSHGGSPSEAPDPTLVYRRPNAPLRRTTAPAPPIEPKPPVLMSARADTALRDAIRDAYTRSTDLAESGRFAQAADVLKAAIATAATALGAHNSRVLGLRRQRAAILMAGGDYRRALPEFDTLAAIYARTAGPADETTLECRRHAAHCRANLGQATIALREFQEVLEVVSDAAGDASETSLDLRRSIGVLLFSDGRRTEAEGVLDALHEDMCVLVGEEDEETREIADLLARLRGPEGQHP, from the coding sequence GTGGCGCAGGCACGGAGGATCGGCGAGCAGGGCCGCTACGAGCTGATCGAGGAGATCGAGTCCGGCGGTATGGGCACGGTCTGGCGGGGCTACGACGCCGTGCTTGACCGCGAGATCGCGGTCAAGCTCATCCGGCCCGACGTCGTCGTATCGCCCGCGCAGGCAGAGGAGTTCGCCCGCCGCTTCGAACGCGAGGCGCGTGTCACCGCCCGGATCGGGCATCACGGAGTGCCGCAGGTGTTCGACGCCGTACTGGACGAGGCGTCGTACGACCGGCTGTATCTGGTGATGGAGTACGTGCGCGGGGTCTCCCTGCGCTCGGTGCTGGCCGGTGCCGACGAGGGAACGGCGGCGCTGCTGCCGGTGACCTGGGCCGCGTCGATCGCGGCCCAGATCTGCACGGTCCTGTCGTACGCGCACGCCATCCCAGTCGTGCACCGCGACCTGAAACCGGACAACCTCTTGATCGCCGCTGACGGCATGGTCAAGGTACTGGATTTCGGCATCGCGAAACTGATGCGCACGGATGTCACGCGGCTCACCGCGACCAACGGCTTCATCGGTAGCCGCCACTACATGTCACCCGAGCAGATCGACAACGCGCAGATCACCCCACTGAGCGACCTGTATGCCCTCGGCTGCGTGCTGCACGAACTCCTGTCCGGGCAAACGGTCTTCAGCAGCGACAGCGAGTACCAACTCCTCCAACAGCACATGGATGAGGTGCCGACTCCGCTGCGTTCCCTCCGACCCGAGGTACCGGAAGCTCTGGAGGCACTGGTCCTGGACCTGCTGGCCAAGGTCCCCGAACACCGTCCGGCCGACGCATACGCGGTGTACGAGCGCCTGTCGCCCTTCCTGCCGCCACCGGGATCGGCAGCCGAACGCGTGGCCCTCAGCCACGGCGGCTCCCCGTCCGAAGCTCCCGACCCAACGTTGGTCTACCGGCGGCCGAACGCACCCTTGCGGCGTACCACGGCGCCCGCACCCCCGATCGAGCCGAAGCCTCCCGTTCTGATGTCGGCGCGCGCCGACACCGCACTGCGGGATGCGATCCGGGACGCCTACACCCGGTCCACGGACCTTGCCGAGAGCGGGCGGTTCGCCCAGGCCGCAGACGTACTAAAGGCGGCGATCGCCACGGCGGCCACCGCTCTCGGCGCACACAACTCGCGTGTGCTCGGTCTGCGGCGGCAGCGCGCGGCGATTCTCATGGCAGGCGGGGATTACCGCCGCGCCCTGCCGGAGTTCGACACGCTGGCAGCCATCTACGCCCGTACGGCGGGACCCGCCGACGAAACTACGCTGGAGTGCCGTCGGCATGCCGCCCACTGCCGGGCCAACCTCGGTCAGGCCACGATCGCCCTGCGGGAATTCCAAGAGGTCCTGGAAGTCGTGTCCGACGCGGCCGGAGACGCTTCCGAAACCTCGCTCGACCTGCGCCGCAGCATCGGCGTACTGCTCTTCTCCGATGGCCGCCGCACCGAGGCGGAGGGAGTCCTCGACGCCCTCCACGAGGACATGTGTGTCCTCGTGGGCGAGGAGGACGAGGAGACCCGCGAGATCGCCGATCTCCTCGCCCGGCTGCGCGGTCCGGAGGGACAACACCCATGA